In Phaseolus vulgaris cultivar G19833 chromosome 3, P. vulgaris v2.0, whole genome shotgun sequence, the sequence GTGTTGTTATTCTGGTGCTTAACAATGGTATCAGAGTTGGATCCTAATTATTTCACTGTTATTGTTTCTTGAATAGTGCAGTAGAAGAATCTTAGTATGTTGTGATTGCAACTATTATGATctttcacattaaaaaaaaaatcttgttaCTAGATATAGACTTTGGTAGTGTGAAAGTGTGTATataggaatttttttttaacaaaggaAAGACTTAGTAGTTAATTGTGTCAATTAGTTACCCACCTCTCTTTCTTGATAACATAGCTGTTGTACTGGTTCACGACGTACGATCTTTGTTCCAATAGATAGTACTATTTATAGTGAAAAAGTACATAAGTTCATTTTATAGAGTAGTtcaatggaaaatatttttttgtttagaaaaacaattttgagtaaatataattttggaaattgttggagatcccacatcgaatagagataaggacatttcgttgtatataagtgggtgcaaacctcaacctcatgagacagttttatggggttgagttagacttaaaatccaCTTCGTAATAGAAATGCAATTGAAGAAAAACCCGTGTACATCACAAATCGAAggcaaaaataaattaatcataATGTTATTCCAATTTTTCACTATGACATATACGATTTTATCTATCATTACGGAAAATACTACTACTAAGGATATTTGGAACACTCTCATAAAATTGTACAATGTTATGTCACTTTACACAAGAATATGCTTAAAGAGAAACCTTTACACTTTGAATGAGGGTGTTCTAGGGACAAACCTCATCAACAATCTAAATAGGTTATTTGCCCAACTTTTACAAAATATCAATGTAGTTGAAAATGAATGTAAGGAGCTTCTACTTCATAGTTTAATTTATTCGTACGATCAACTCATCATAAATATAACAGATAACAATATCGATGAACAGCTACATTTTTTTGAGCTATTTGATGAAGAATCCAAGTGAAAAttcaaagttaaaattaaaagttgTAAGTAAATCTGTTGCTGTGGCAGATCCAATAATGCAGTACAGAAATGGTGGTCTTACGATGAAATACAATACAAGATGAGTTGCAAAGAGGTGAATGAAGGAGTAAAGTTTCACGTACGTTGTTTCCTTATGCAGAAGTAAATTTTTAAACAGTGTACTAAACGTAATCAAATGTCCCACTAAACAACGAATtcgaaaatatttaatattaacaaaGGTAATAATCATGCATGCAGAGTACAATAGTCGTGGAAAATGTCGTAATCGCTATAACAGGGAGTAGGTGAATGCCTTTAAAGTTGTTGCTATTACTTGTTACTAAAGTTGTTGAAAATAGGTAGGAGACAGTCAACCATAACTGTTTAGAAGTTAGTTTTAGAAGTTAAACTATCAAGCAACATAAAGAGAGTTGGAAATGTTTCTCGTCTCGTTCTGTTGATTAAGAAAAATTACCAAAAATTTCGCTTCACTTTCTTTGAAACTCACACTTCATTCAACTCCTTCTCTCTTAACCTTAACCTGCCAATTCACTCACATTTCTCTcataaataatcttaataattttaataatacgAATAATATTAACAATCTTAAATATATGtgtactattaataatattattataatatgaataattataaataataatcataactaatattcataagtaacagtattaaataataattgtaaataaaaataaaagataaaaaaataattaaaaaaattaaagaaagataTGTAAGATTATCCTCAAATTTATCCACTGACTGAAGTTGGTAAGTATTGATGGGAAAAATGCACGCGGaaacaacacacataatcacgaatcaactgcagaaaaataaacgacacaagatttaacgtggttcggtcgccaactgcaacctacatccacccgggcaactattaggtttacattatatcttgttgcacaccaattacaagtacaatgatctctttaaatagagataaatagagataataaagggacattataattaagcccactcactaaacatgtgtctagttagcccaacccaattggtcatgacttcatacccaacaagtATTACCTATAGACTCACGTTGGTGGATATTATCTATGGACTCAAGTTGGTGGATAATACCTACGAATTAAAGTTGTTGGGTATCATTTACGGGCTGAAGTCGATAGGTATTCATACCACTAACTTTATTATTGTtggtaaaaaaaactattaacattattaaattaataatagtaatataataatatacataataataatatgataacataaataataatcataaaagtaggcataaataataattgaaaaaaaagaaaaaaaaataatgaaataattaaaaataaaatatggaaAATTACCTACGAATTTATCTATAGATTGAGGTTGGTAGGTATTACCTACGCATTGAGGTTGGTGGATAACTCATTGTTTTGGTTAGTCGCATTCTCACTGTTTCAGCTACTCATGCGCACATTGTTTGTGGGTAAACTACCTAACGTCCACATCACAATTGAAGGTGACACACACATATGTGTAAACCCTAAATCTTGAAGGAGCAGTTTGAGTCTTAAACCTTTACAGAATCTAAGAGTCATTCCTTTAAGTTGAGCTTCTATACTGGATCTAGTTagaattatatactaatttaaaaactatttatcaataatagaaactaatttagataccaataattttttagtctctaaaataatatataattgtagtcaatataacaattgattattttttatctataaaattgatttctatttaatgattttctagtaatgTAAGTGGAAGTAGTTTGTTTGCTCGAAAGGGGTTTAAATCACTGATGCAGAAAGGCAAAACAACAATGGctaatttacatttaaaatgGTAGCTATATAAGAAGGCAGTTAATTAGCCGCATTCGTAACACTAGTGCAGAAatgtaaaacaaatgcggctattttacatttacaaatgcggtcatagaaccgcatttgatcagcacgcattcgtaaatcgggcatttacaaatgcggtcataaaaccgcattcataaatcacatttacaaatgtggTTACTTATAATAatcgcatttgtatattattctgaatgagGGATGAGGGTTAGGGGTTTAGGATTTACAAATGTGGTCTTGGTAagaaccgcattcataaatcacatttacaaatgcggtcttggtaaatgaccgcatttgtaaatagtgttttttttttaaagtgcagTTTGTAttgtgcagaaaccatataatttaataacctgcataatgatcaaacccagccagacaaatacagaaatatagtaatcaattgaaatcatcaaaatgtacatttacaagtaatcaaattacatataataaaaccactattgtttacctatgttaaagttataaaaatttatgaaatatgtggaccaagaatctctaacatatgaaaggtcttcctcattcattggtgtttcttctgtgaataattgcattgcaaagttgacataaattagtttttagatatatatatgttcaagaattataaaaatgatttaacatatatagtacctctttccaaccagttttaacacctagtcttataatggtaatcatccattgcataatgtaatagccacactcatagcttcctcgttgtttattacactataattcaataaaaagtaatatgttagtatattgataaacaatgataatagagaaagaaaaaaattacaaacctttattcttatccagttcaaattatttgaatttgatcgaccttttagaatgttatatccacgccatgaactggttaatacaaaaaacctcgttagtagatggttaattagtaacatatacaaagttcagtttataatgtacttacgtatcaatgatatccttaaattttgtcggaatcttcttgtgtagagaacaaaaccacacaacagtcttatcaaccattgataagacaagtaactgtcaatgatgcctatatcatcaatgaaaagagttagtaaatatttaaaacatgaaataataataattgatgacatattaaacttactcattaatataagggcataaataaatttgttttccctctttttccagggtgttagtgatgtatgcttgagtctcatatgagtttggtccaacgggattagtatatgcaggatctaagaatccatacatattttccttccccttagtgatacagactctatgcaaaaacctacaagtttttagttaaagcataatcaataataatttaacataaagtaaattgaataataggtaaagatacttacatcataaaaaattgaattatacttatattgagctcctatttcccagatataaattctgataaatctgtgttgtaaatcatcagtggcagttcagtgtttatttgaaaaaatgtattatcccacgaaactggaaaaggttcattgccaatctgactagcaatgagacgtagggaagctataggatcgtcaactggaacctcacgcttcttttccggacttggtggttgaaaaggtttctacaagataaacaacatttgtattaaattatatgtaatatataaatataaataaaaaataatataatgaaataaaattattacataaggttcgggcatagatcgaatgagctctctgggccaggcaacgaatgtctgaaatgcatcggccacagtggttacctcatctgaaggtagtggaacacgagcatcaggaaatagtactttttcaactattaccttcgccacatcaggggagagaggaacgttatgtaagcactacaaaaaaaagtgtatattgtggcggtttttTCCGTATAAAGTGGCGTTTATAACCGCCATAATATACACTTTTGGCGGTTtcccaaaccgccatagaactggccgccacaaagtttaatgtggcggtttcATGTTACCCGccgcaacacccgccactttaaaTTTAGTGTAAATAGTAGCGGTTTTCatatgtaagtagtgtcagttataactgtcgcaatttacaATGATTGAAGAAAATTCTAACACCATAATATACGTAAGTAGTGGCgtttttaactgacgtaattttaatactgaataaataaaatttaaccccTTTTTGtaatctgttttatacaattataaattaaccaccacttttttataatctattttatacaattataaaatttaaccaccactttttcataattaaataaaataatgtataaagttataaccatccattcatttcattgaaaattaaagcacacataataatgttcaaaagtttatatgtaattgaaaattaaaacacataaaaagttcatacatccctaatcaaattcaaaattacaacacataattgttcaaaagttcatatatccctaatcaagtttaaaattaaaacacacatcccTAATTAGTTTTGCTTCCGGCACTTGATcctattacttgattaggtgatggagcaccacttccataatctgatgcctgaaataaataatttgaagttgatgaatttgtatgtttataattataaaataaaagacactaataaatatttaaatatattaatacctcATTGGTGGATGCATGAACCAAATTAGCTGCCATTGCAGCAAAATGTTCTGGAACATCTTTTCTTAAAGCAATATATGCAAGCAAAGTGTTCATTTGATTTTTCAGAGTTGCAAGCTCATTTTCCATTTGAGTTACCTTGTCCTCCACATTTGACGAAGTTGAACTAGAGGAAGCATGGTTCATACCACTTAGCCTTGTTGTGGATCCTTTGAAAGCAAGGCTGGGACAAGCTCCATATGATAGCCCTCTAACTCGACCCGGATGCTCCTTTCCAAATATGACACCAATTGGATCTTCTGGAGATATATCTGAACCACCTTTTGGATTTGTCAACATTAGTTCATCAATTTTTTTCctggataaaattgaaaataatcaaAAGAACAACATATATACTTGTTAGAATATATTATGGCAGCAGTAAACATAATAATCAGGCATCCAAATAGCATGAGCATTTGCATGTAATCATGATGCTTACTTAGGAGGAAGATTTGATGTATGCAAGCAATCCAATATATCATcatgatcaatacatcatcatcaaagcagtccaatatattttcatgatcaatacatcatcatcaaagcagTCCAATATATCATCATAATCAGtacatcatcatcaaagcagTCCTATATATTTCcatgatcaatacatcatcatcaaagcagtccaatatatcatcatgatcaatacatcatcatcaaagcaATCCAATATATTTCcatgatcaatacatcatcatcaaagcagTCCAAACACTTACCCCAATTTCTAGGGCCTCATCATTCACATATGTGCCATTTTTCCTCTTATGTGTGATCTTCCACATTTCAGCTCGTCCAATATTTTTACCAGTCTCAATTTTCTATATGTTCAACAATAATAACATAAGTATAATGTGGTGAAAattgtaatatattaaaattaaaatagagagCACAATATAAGTAAACAAATACcaaattatttcttcttcttgacaAAGACATAGCACCACCAGTGTGAGGAATAATTTGTCTCTTCCTTATATCTCTATTTCTATTACACATGTTCTACAAAGTGAAAATAGTAGGTGGT encodes:
- the LOC137806409 gene encoding uncharacterized protein isoform X3, translated to MLTNPKGGSDISPEDPIGVIFGKEHPGRVRGLSYGACPSLAFKGSTTRLSGMNHASSSSTSSNVEDKVTQMENELATLKNQMNTLLAYIALRKDVPEHFAAMAANLVHASTNEASDYGSGAPSPNQVIGSSAGSKTN
- the LOC137806409 gene encoding uncharacterized protein isoform X1, giving the protein MFKIGKLWREYRCKLWNEFYDPLISRSDLIKNVPAGLNMEQWAVFVDYRLRPSTVNMCNRNRDIRKRQIIPHTGGAMSLSRRRNNLKIETGKNIGRAEMWKITHKRKNGTYVNDEALEIGVVQIYLQKIQLVSYLERSIRVELEGYHMELVPALLSKDPQQG
- the LOC137806409 gene encoding uncharacterized protein isoform X4, which translates into the protein MFKIGKLWREYRCKLWNEFYDPLISRSDLIKNVPAGLNMEQWAVFVDYRLRPSTVNMCNRNRDIRKRQIIPHTGGAMSLSRRRNNLKIETGKNIGRAEMWKITHKRKNGTYVNDEALEIGEKN
- the LOC137806409 gene encoding uncharacterized protein isoform X2, whose protein sequence is MFKIGKLWREYRCKLWNEFYDPLISRSDLIKNVPAGLNMEQWAVFVDYRLRPSTVNMCNRNRDIRKRQIIPHTGGAMSLSRRRNNLKIETGKNIGRAEMWKITHKRKNGTYVNDEALEIGDCFDDDVLIMMIYWTALMMMY